The Chlorocebus sabaeus isolate Y175 chromosome 16, mChlSab1.0.hap1, whole genome shotgun sequence genome window below encodes:
- the MED9 gene encoding mediator of RNA polymerase II transcription subunit 9 — protein MASAGVAAGRQAEDALPPTSDQPLPDTKPLPPPQPPPVPAPQPQQSPAPRPQSPARAREEENYSFLPLVHSIIKCMDKDSPEVHQDLNALKTKFQEMRKLISTMPGIHLSPEQQQQQLQSLREQVRTKNELLQKYKSLCMFEIPKE, from the exons ATGGCCTCTGCTGGGGTGGCAGCCGGGCGACAGGCGGAGGATGCATTGCCGCCAACGTCCGACCAGCCGCTGCCTGACACCAAGCCGCTGCCGCCCCCTCAGCCGCCGCCTGTTCCTGCGCCTCAGCCGCAGCAGTCGCCGGCGCCACGGCCACAGTCACCTGCCCGCGCGAGGGAGGAAGAGAACTACTCCTTTTTACCTTTGGTTCACAGCATCATCAAATG CATGGACAAGGACAGCCCGGAGGTCCACCAGGACCTGAACGCCCTCAAAACCAAGTTCCAGGAGATGCGCAAGCTCATCAGCACCATGCCCGGCATCCACCTGAGCcctgagcagcagcagcagcagctgcagagCCTCCGGGAGCAAGTCAGGACCAAGAACGAGCTTCTGCAAAAGTACAAGAGCCTCTGCATGTTCGAAATCCCCAAGGAGTAG